The genomic interval aacctttaaatttgtttttaggcccaagtttttctgtaatttaccgaaaaacatacattttccctatacctactgtgttattttggacccaaattgccgttcaatttgtgttttacgtaacaatgggttggaccaGAGCCNNNNNNNNNNNNNNNNNNNNNNNNNNNNNNNNNNNNNNNNNNNNNNNNNNTATCTCAAGCTACTATGTTAgttattacaaatttacaattgACAAATCTTTACCTTTTCACCTCCAAGTAAACGCAATAACTTCTGCTGATTAAATTTTACATCTTTTGAAGTCTCATCAGTGTCAGCATTctagataaaaatattttttacacatcGTTCTGAATGGTATAGGGACTGACACTAAGGGTGGTAAGTATTTTCTTAATAAGACTTTTTTGCTCATCAAATTGAGATTATACCGCTAATAGCTATAGAATTAAATCTACTGAAGAAATCCGCGTTTTAAGATTTAAAGCTACAAATGCAAAACTaaacaatgtaaaacataCTTCTTTAGCTGTTGCAGTGACGCTACTCATGCCGTATCGCCCGAATTGTTAACCTGGCTGAAAGCAGATAGAATTAGAATGTAGTCCGAAATCAACGTCGGGGTTTGACTTCTTTTTTCTTGTGTTCTCTCGCGATTGTgcatatgatatctatggctTTACTGCTTTGGTTTGGACCAGagattttttagaaaaaatgtttggtaaggtaaatagaagctgttttacaccttcccacaataggaaaacacaaacaaaacttaacaagttcgtttaaaccctttgtcaaagtcaccactttcgctctattttggacacacatagacggcagttggactactcggtgtttatacgactctgggttggactactcggtatttctatggctctgctccatggcgccctctataacaggcCTGGACACCGTCAGCGCCTCTCTCGAAACTGGTTTTGCAGCGCTTGTACGAATTGTAGACAGTTTTGATGAGTTATTTGACGAATTATCGCATTAGATAGTATTTGCTCGTGGTTTTAGCAGTTAATACAgtatgaatatttaatttattattcagtTTACGCGTATTATGTGTATAAAGTAGACAGTTGGTTATTTATAGTTGTGTTTAAGTACGGTAACGAATGGAcccctttaaaacataaagtaccgcttgtacagcgtgtaccgcttgtaccgcttgtacagcatgtacccgcttgtacagcatgtacccgcttgtaccgcatgtacccgcttgtaccgcatgtacccgcttgtacagcatgtaccgcatgtacccgcttgtacagcatgtgcccacttgtaccgcatgtacccgcttgtacagcatgtgcccgcttgtaccgcatgtacccgcttgtacagcatgtaccgcatgtacccgcttgtacagcatgtaccgcatgtacccgcttgtacagcatgtaccgcatgtacagcatgtacccgcttgttccgcatgtaccgcatgtacccgcttgtacccgcttgtaccgcatgtacccgcttgtaccgcatgtacagcatgtacccgcttgttccgcatgtaccgcatgtacccgcttgtacccgcttgtaccgcatgtacccgcttgtaccgcatgtacccgcttgtaaacagcatgtacccgcttgtaaaCAGCACGTACCCGCTTGTAAACAGCACGTACCCGCTTGTAAACAGCACGTACCCGCTTGtaaacagcatgtaccgcatgcaGAGTCGTAGAAACACCTATGGCTCTGCCCGCATGTACCCGCAAAATCCCGCAGTACGTCATGCTGTGCATGTACCCCCGCGTGTATCCGCAAGTGTGGGGACAAGGGCATATCCGCAAATACATTTTACTTCCTAGGTTGATATAGATTGTTATTGTTAGTGCTTACTCGATTTTCACCAAGAACAAGACACAAAACAGCATCAACTATCTAAATAAGTACGTTTTATAAATGTGTAGCCATAAAGTCTGATGTTACAACATATTACAttgtttggttaaaataaCTGACTTTATTCGCACTAAATACACGTATTAAACATGTAAGAGTTACTTCATAGGCCtacaatatactttatttgaaAAGTATGCTGATGgtgttgcattcattcatgaTGATTAGTAGCCTTTCTTATCAAAATTTCTATAAGCAactatttaacaatttttattttgtaaaaggaACGAAAATGGGACGCAAACCAAAGTGGCCATATGGCAAATGTGACATTGCAgctaaaaacaacacaatatattGTGAAAACTGTAAACAATGGGTTCACTCAAAATGCGNNNNNNNNNNNNNNNNNNNNNNNNNNNNNNNNNNNNNNNNNNNNNNNNNNNNNNNNNNNNNNNNNNNNNNNNNNNNNNNNNNNNNNNNNNNNNNNNNNNNNNNNNNNNNNNNNNNNNNNNNNNNNNNNNNNNNNNNNNNNNNNNNNNNNNNNNNNNNNNNNNNNNNNNNNNNNNNNNNNNNNNNNNNNNNNNNNNNNNNNNNNNNNNNNNNNNNNNNNNNNNNNNNNNNNNNNNNNNNNNNNNNNNNNNNNNNNNNNNNNNNNNNNNNNNNNNNNNNNNNNNNNNNNNNNNNNNNNNNNNNNNNNNNNNNNNNNNNNNNNNNNNNNNNNNNNNNNNNNNNNNNNNNNNNNNNNNNNNNNNNNNNNNNNNNNNNNNNNNNNNNNNNNNNNNNNNNNNNNNNNNNNNNNNNNNNNNNNNNNNNNNNNNNNNNNNNNNNNNNNNNNNNNNNNNNNNNNNNNNNNNNNNNNNNNNNNNNNNNNNNNNNNNNNNNNNNNNNNNNNNNNNNNNNNNNNNNNNNNNNNNNNNNNNNNNNNNNNNNNNNNNNNNNNNNNNNNNNNNNNNNNNNNNNNNNNNNNNNNNNNNNNNNNNNNNNNNNNNNNNNNNNNNNNNNNNNNNNNNNNNNNNNNNNNNNNNNNNNNNNNNNNNNNNNNNNNNNNNNNNNNNNNNNNNNNNNNNNNNNNNNNNNNNNNNNNNNNNNNNNNNNNNNNNNNNNNNNNNNNNNNNNNNNNNNNNNNNNNNNNNNNNNNNNNNNNNNNNNNNNNNNNNNNNNNNNNNNNNNNNNNNNNNNNNNNNNNNNNNNNNNNNNNNNNNNNNNNNNNNNNNNNNNNNNNNNNNNNNNNNNNNNNNNNNNNNNNNNNNNNNNNNNNNNNNNNNNNNNNNNNNNNNNNNNNNNNNNNNNNNNNNNNNNNNNNNNNNNNNNNNNNNNNNNNNNNNNNNNNNNNNNNNNNNNNNNNNNNNNNNNNNNNNNNNNNNNNNNNNNNNNNNNNNNNNNNNNNNNNNNNNNNNNNNNNNNNNNNNNNNNNNNNNNNNNNNNNNNNNNNNNNNNNNNNNNNNNNNNNNNNNNNNNNNNNNNNNNNNNNNNNNNNNNNNNNNNNNNNNNNNNNNNNNNNNNNNNNNNNNNNNNNNNNNNNNNNNNNNNNNNNNNNNNNNNNNNNNNNNNNNNNNNNNNNNNNNNNNNNNNNNNNNNNNNNNNNNNNNNNNNNNNNNNNNNNNNNNNNNNNNNNNNNNNNNNNNNNNNNNNNNNNNNNNNNNNNNNNNNNNNNNNNNNNNNNNNNNNNNNNNNNNNNNNNNNNNNNNNNNNNNNNNNNNNNNNNNNNNNNNNNNNNNNNNNNNNNNNNNNNNNNNNNNNNNNNNNNNNNNNNNNNNNNNNNNNNNNNNNNNNNNNNNNNNNNNNNNNNNNNNNNNNNNNNNNNNNNNNNNNNNNNNNNNNNNNNNNNNNNNNNNNNNNNNNNNNNNNNNNNNNNNNNNNNNNNNNNNNNNNNNNNNNNNNNNNNNNNNNNNNNNNNNNNNNNNNNNNNNNNNNNNNNNNNNNNNNNNNNNNNNNNNNNNNNNNNNNNNNNNNNNNNNNNNNNNNNNNNNNNNNNNNNNNNNNNNNNNNNNNNNNNNNNNNNNNNNNNNNNNNNNNNNNNNNNNNNNNNNNNNNNNNNNNNNNNNNNNNNNNNNNNNNNNNNNNNNNNNNNNNNNNNNNNNNNNNNNNNNNNNNNNNNNNNNNNNNNNNNNNNNNNNNNNNNNNNNNNNNNNNNNNNNNNNNNNNNNNNNNNNNNNNNNNNNNNNNNNNNNNNNNNNNNNNNNNNNNNNNNNNNNNNNNNNNNNNNNNNNNNNNNNNNNNNNNNNNNNNNNNNNNNNNNNNNNNNNNNNNNNNNNNNNNNNNNNNNNNNNNNNNNNNNNNNNNNNNNNNNNNNNNNNNNNNNNNNNNNNNNNNNNNNNNNNNNNNNNNNNNNNNNNNNNNNNNNNNNNNNNNNNNNNNNNNNNNNNNNNNNNNNNNNNNNNNNNNNNNNNNNNNNNNNNNNNNNNNNNNNNNNNNNNNNNNNNNNNNNNNNNNNNNNNNNNNNNNNNNNNNNNNNNNNNNNNNNNNNNNNNNNNNNNNNNNNNNNNNNNNNNNNNNNNNNNNNNNNNNNNNNNNNNNNNNNNNNNNNNNNNNNNNNNNNNNNNNNNNNNNNNNNNNNNNNNNNNNNNNNNNNNNNNNNNNNNNNNNNNNNNNNNNNNNNNNNNNNNNNNNNNNNNNNNNNNNNNNNNNNNNNNNNNNNNNNNNNNNNNNNNNNNNNNNNNNNNNNNNNNNNNNNNNNNNNNNNNNNNNNNNNNNNNNNNNNNNNNNNNNNNNNNNNNNNNNNNNNNNNNNNNNNNNNNNNNNNNNNNNNNNNNNNNNNNNNNNNNNNNNNNNNNNNNNNNNNNNNNNNNNNNNNNNNNNNNNNNNNNNNNNNNNNNNNNNNNNNNNNNNNNNNNNNNNNNNNNNNNNNNNNNNNNNNNNNNNNNNNNNNNNNNNNNNNNNNNNNNNNNNNNNNNNNNNNNNNNNNNNNNNNNNNNNNNNNNNNNNNNNNNNNNNNNNNNNNNNNNNNNNNNNNNNNNNNNNNNNNNNNNNNNNNNNNNNNNNNNNNNNNNNNNNNNNNNNNNNNNNNNNNNNNNNNNNNNNNNNNNNNNNNNNNNNNNNNNNNNNNNNNNNNNNNNNNNNNNNNNNNNNNNNNNNNNNNNNNNNNNNNNNNNNNNNNNNNNNNNNNNNNNNNNNNNNNNNNNNNNNNNNNNNNNNNNNNNNNNNNNNNNNNNNNNNNNNNNNNNNNNNNNNNNNNNNNNNNNNNNNNNNNNNNNNNNNNNNNNNNNNNNNNNNNNNNNNNNNNNNNNNNNNNNNNNNNNNNNNNNNNNNNNNNNNNNNNNNNNNNNNNNNNNNNNNNNNNNNNNNNNNNNNNNNNNNNNNNNNNNNNNNNNNNNNNNNNNNNNNNNNNNNNNNNNNNNNNNNNNNNNNNNNNNNNNNNNNNNNNNNNNNNNNNNNNNNNNNNNNNNNNNNNNNNNNNNNNNNNNNNNNNNNNNNNNNNNNNNNNNNNNNNNNNNNNNNNNNNNNNNNNNNNNNNNNNNNNNNNNNNNNNNNNNNNNNNNNNNNNNNNNNNNNNNNNNNNNNNNNNNNNNNNNNNNNNNNNNNNNNNNNNNNNNNNNNNNNNNNNNNNNNNNNNNNNNNNNNNNNNNNNNNNNNNNNNNNNNNNNNNNNNNNNNNNNNNNNNNNNNNNNNNNNNNNNNNNNNNNNNNNNNNNNNNNNNNNNNNNNNNNNNNNNNNNNNNNNNNNNNNNNNNNNNNNNNNNNNNNNNNNNNNNNNNNNNNNNNNNNNNNNNNNNNNNNNNNNNNNNNNNNNNNNNNNNNNNNNNNNNNNNNNNNNNNNNNNNNNNNNNNNNNNNNNNNNNNNNNNNNNNNNNNNNNNNNNNNNNNNNNNNNNNNNNNNNNNNNNNNNNNNNNNNNNNNNNNNNNNNNNNNNNNNNNNNNNNNNNNNNNNNNNNNNNNNNNNNNNNNNNNNNNNNNNNNNNNNNNNNNNNNNNNNNNNNNNNNNNNNNNNNNNNNNNNNNNNNNNNNNNNNNNNNNNNNNNNNtgaaacagaacatctgtgtatTACGACCACACAGAATATAAAGTTTCATGCCGAGTGTGTGGAGTCATCTGAATGCCTGGGATACCCGATACACATCAGCCAAGTGCTGGGGCTGCTGCATTTAAATCTTATGCAGGCAATTGTTACAAATCAGAACAGTAAGACTTATTGTTAATTAAGGTTGGTGAAGACTGGCTGTTACTCAGTTCATTGgttatttgtttcataggaaTGTATGGCTTTGTATCAAAAGGAAACTTCTCTTCCACTCCCTCTAGATTAGAAAGGTTTTCCCTTGAACGGGCATCTGCTCTGGATAATCTCTTTCTTTTTCCTGGACTGTCTATGTGTTCTACATCGTTACTTGCAACACTGTTGCGTGTGTTTTCAGTTTCAATGGAGGTATCATCTGATACAGTATCCACTCTCTTGTTTTTGCTTTCTTCaggattgtttttattcttcatTACTTCAGGATTAGCTGCTGTAGATAGCATtgtgttattaaaaattaagtaacGCTGAAACGTGTACCTTTTTGTTGTGCTCCATAAGTACTCCACCTGAATAAGTTGAACTGTTTCCNNNNNNNNNNNNNNNNNNNNNNNNNNNNNNNNNNNNNNNNNNNNNNNNNNNNNNNNNNNNNNNNNNNNNNNNNNNNNNNNNNNNNNNNNNNNNNNNNNNNNNNNNNNNNNNNNNNNNNNNNNNNNNNNNNNNNNNNNNNNNNNNNNNNNNNNNNNNNNNNNNNNNNNNNNNNNNNNNNNNNNNNNNNNNNNNNNNNNNNNNNNNNNNNNNNNNNNNNNNNNNNNNNNNNNNNNNNNNNNNNNNNNNNNNNNNNNNNNNNNNNNNNNNNNNNNNNNNNNNNNNNNNNNNNNNNNNNNNNNNNNNNNNNNNNNNNNNNNNNNNNNNNNNNNNNNNNNNNNNNNNNNNNNNNNNNNNNNNNNNNNNNNNNNNNNNNNNNNNNNNNNNNNNNNNNNNNNNNNNNNNNNNNNNNNNNNNNNNNNNNNNNNNNNNNNNNNNNNNNNNNNNNNNNNNNNNNNNNNNNNNNNNNNNNNNNNNNNNNNNNNNNNNNNNNNNNNNNNNNNNNNNNNNNNNNNNNNNNNNNNNNNNNNNNNNNNNNNNNNNNNNNNNNNNNNNNNNNNNNNNNNNNNNNNNNNNNNNNNNNNNNNNNNNNNNNNNNNNNNNNNNNNNNNNNNNNNNNNNNNNNNNNNNNNNNNNNNNNNNNNNNNNNNNNNNNNNNNNNNNNNNNNNNNNNNNNNNNNNNNNNNNNNNNNNNNNNNNNNNNNNNNNNNNNNNNNNNNNNNNNNNNNNNNNNNNNNNNNNNNNNNNNNNNNNNNNNNNNNNNNNNNNNNNNNNNNNNNNNNNNNNNNNNNNNNNNNNNNNNNNNNNNNNNNNNNNNNNNNNNNNNNNNNNNNNNNNNNNNNNNNNNNNNNNNNNNNNNNNNNNNNNNNNNNNNNNNNNNNNNNNNNNNNNNNNNNNNNNNNNNNNNNNNNNNNNNNNNNNNNNNNNNNNNNNNNNNNNNNNNNNNNNNNNNNNNNNNNNNNNNNNNNNNNNNNNNNNNNNNNNNNNNNNNNNNNNNNNNNNNNNNNNNNNNNNNNNNNNNNNNNNNNNNNNNNNNNNNNNNNNNNNNNNNNNNNNNNNNNNNNNNNNNNNNNNNNNNNNNNNNNNNNNNNNNNNNNNNNNNNNNNNNNNNNNNNNNNNNNNNNNNNNNNNNNNNNNNNNNNNNNNNNNNNNNNNNNNNNNNNNNNNNNNNNNNNNNNNNNNNNNNNNNNNNNNNNNNNNNNNNNNNNNNNNNNNNNNNNNNNNNNNNNNNNNNNNNNNNNNNNNNNNNNNNNNNNNNNNNNNNNNNNNNNNNNNNNNNNNNNNNNNNNNNNNNNNNNNNNNNNNNNNNNNNNNNNNNNNNNNNNNNNNNNNNNNNNNNNNNNNNNNNNNNNNNNNNNNNNNNNNNNNNNNNNNNNNNNNNNNNNNNNNNNNNNNNNNNNNNNNNNNNNNNNNNNNNNNNNNNNNNNNNNNNNNNNNNNNNNNNNNNNNNNNNNNNNNNNNNNNNNNNNNNNNNNNNNNNNNNNNNNNNNNNNNNNNNNNNNNNNNNNNNNNNNNNNNNNNNNNNNNNNNNNNNNNNNNNNNNNNNNNNNNNNNNNNNNNNNNNNNNNNNNNNNNNNNNNNNNNNNNNNNNNNNNNNNNNNNNNNNNNNNNNNNNNNNNNNNNNNNNNNNNNNNNNNNNNNNNNNNNNNNNNNNNNNNNNNNNNNNNNNNNNNNNNNNNNNNNNNNNNNNNNNNNNNNNNNNNNNNNNNNNNNNNNNNNNNNNNNNNNNNNNNNNNNNNNNNNNNNNNNNNNNNNNNNNNNNNNNNNNNNNNNNNNNNNNNNNNNNNNNNNNNNNNNNNNNNNNNNNNNNNNNNNNNNNNNNNNNNNNNNNNNNNNNNNNNNNNNNNNNNNNNNNNNNNNNNNNNNNNNNNNNNNNNNNNNNNNNNNNNNNNNNNNNNNNNNNNNNNNNNNNNNNNNNNNNNNNNNNNNNNNNNNNNNNNNNNNNNNNNNNNNNNNNNNNNNNNNNNNNNNNNNNNNNNNNNNNNNNNNNNNNNNNNNNNNNNNNNNNNNNNNNNNNNNNNNNNNNNNNNNNNNNNNNNNNNNNNNNNNNNNNNNNNNNNNNNNNNNNNNNNNNNNNNNNNNNNNNNNNNNNNNNNNNNNNNNNNNNNNNNNNNNNNNNNNNNNNNNNNNNNNNNNNNNNNNNNNNNNNNNNNNNNNNNNNNNNNNNNNNNNNNNNNNNNNNNNNNNNNNNNNNNNNNNNNNNNNNNNNNNNNNNNNNNNNNNNNNNNNNNNNNNNNNNNNNNNNNNNNNNNNNNNNNNNNNNNNNNNNNNNNNNNNNNNNNNNNNNNNNNNNNNNNNNNNNNNNNNNNNNNNNNNNNNNNNNNNNNNNNNNNNNNNNNNNNNNNNNNNNNNNNNNNNNNNNNNNNNNNNNNNNNNNNNNNNNNNNNNNNNNNNNNNNNNNNNNNNNNNNNNNNNNNNNNNNNNNNNNNNNNNNNNNNNNNNNNNNNNNNNNNNNNNNNNNNNNNNNNNNNNNNNNNNNNNNNNNNNNNNNNNNNNNNNNNNNNNNNNNNNNNNNNNNNNNNNNNNNNNNNNNNNNNNNNNNNNNNNNNNNNNNNNNNNNNNNNNNNNNNNNNNNNNNNNNNNNNNNNNNNNNNNNNNNNNNNNNNNNNNNNNNNNNNNNNNNNNNNNNNNNNNNNNNNNNNNNNNNNNNNNNNNNNNNNNNNNNNNNNNNNNNNNNNNNNNNNNNNNNNNNNNNNNNNNNNNNNNNNNNNNNNNNNNNNNNNNNNNNNNNNNNNNNNNNNNNNNNNNNNNNNNNNNNNNNNNNNNNNNNNNNNNNNNNNNNNNNNNNNNNNNNNNNNNNNNNNNNNNNNNNNNNNNNNNNNNNNNNNNNNNNNNNNNNNNNNNNNNNNNNNNNNNNNNNNNNNNNNNNNNNNNNNNNNNNNNNNNNNNNNNNNNNNNNNNNNNNNNNNNNNNNNNNNNNNNNNNNNNNNNNNNNNNNNNNNNNNNNNNNNNNNNNNNNNNNNNNNNNNNNNNNNNNNNNNNNNNNNNNNNNNNNNNNNNNNNNNNNNNNNNNNNNNNNNNNNNNNNNNNNNNNNNNNNNNNNNNNNNNNNNNNNNNNNNNNNNNNNNNNNNNNNNNNNNNNNNNNNNNNNNNNNNNNNNNNNNNNNNNNNNNNNNNNNNNNNNNNNNNNNNNNNNNNNNNNNNNNNNNNNNNNNNNNNNNNNNNNNNNNNNNNNNNNNNNNNNNNNNNNNNNNNNNNNNNNNNNNNNNNNNNNNNNNNNNNNNNNNNNNNNNNNNNNNNNNNNNNNNNNNNNNNNNNNNNNNNNNNNNNNNNNNNNNNNNNNNNNNNNNNNNNNNNNNNNNNNNNNNNNNNNNNNNNNNNNNNN from Ciona intestinalis chromosome 2, KH, whole genome shotgun sequence carries:
- the LOC113475771 gene encoding uncharacterized protein LOC113475771; its protein translation is MKNKNNPEESKNKRVDTVSDDTSIETENTRNSVASNDVEHIDSPGKRKRLSRADARSRENLSNLEGVEEKFPFDTKPYIPMKQITNELSNSQSSPTLINNKSYCSDL